The stretch of DNA GGCGCAATCGCGTCGGCGGGCGCAACTCACTACTCCGCAAAATAACGGCCCGGTGCCAGTGGTTACGGCCCGATTATCACCAACCTACGTGGTTCTGCATACTGTTTGAAACTACATTTGTCTGACTAATTGTTGAATGGCTATGATTCAAACCGCTTTAGCAAAAGAGTTACCGGCTGTGATCCGCATCTTACGCGAAAATCATGTGCAACGGGCATATGCTTTTGGCTCTGTCTGCACAGACCAATTCAATGCAGACAGCGATATCGATCTGCTTATTGCATTTGACGAGTCTCTTGATTCTGTACAATACGGTGAACACTATTTTGCCATCGCTCACGCCCTGGAACGCGTATTAAAGCGGCCTGTTGATTTAGTGACAGAGCGTTCGTTGAAAAATCCGTATTTTATTAATATGGTCAATAAGACTAAAACGCCCATTTATGAGTGAAGAAGTACGCAAATGGCTTATCGACATAGGCGAGGCTATTGAAAATATTGACGTACATCTTGGCAGGAAGCGCGATTTTAGTCTTTATCAGGCAAATATCACGATCCGCAGGGCTGTGGAGCGTGAGCTTGAGATTATTGGTGAAGCAACAAACCGTGTTCTGAAAGTGGATAATACAATCGGTATAACCGACGCAAGGCGCATTATTGATTTGCGGAACCGTGTCATTCATGCTTATGATGCAGTGGATGACGTGATCGTTTGGGGTGTAATTCTAAAAAACCTGCCAGCCTTGAAGCAAGAAATTCGCGATTTATTGGCTGTTGATTGACGTTTTAGTGTTGAATTAGCTACAATAGCATCTCTTAAATCTGGCGTATGCACTCACGTTGTTTATTATTTTGTCTGTTGATTTTGTTGAGTCTGTCTGCACCGGCGCAATCGCGTCGGCGGGCGCAACTCACTACTCCGCAAAATAACGGCCCGGTGCCGGTGGTTACGGCTCCGCAGGCCCGGCTGCTGGAGAGCATGGTGTTCAACAGCTCGCTGCTGAATCAGACCGTTAAATACTCGATTTATTTTCCGCCCGATTATTACATTTCCAACCGCCGATATCCGGTTGTGTATTTGCTGCACGGCTACGGCGATAACGAAACCGGCTGGGTGCAATACGGCGAAGCCGACCGGATAGTAGACGATAAAATTCGGTCGGGCGAGTTGCCGCCCATGATTATTGTGATGCCCGATGGCGGTAAGTCGTTCTACATCAATGACTATCAGGCGAAACTACGCTATGAAGATATGTTCGTGCAGGAGTTTGTTCAGCACATTGATGCAACGTATCGCACCCGCACACAGCGGCAGTATCGCGGTATTTCGGGGCTGTCGATGGGCGGCTTTGGTTCATTGGTACTGGCCATGCACCACCCTGAGTTGTTCGGATCGTGTGCGGCCCTGAGCGCGTCGGCCCGCACCGACGAGATGTTTATGGCAATTACCGACGAGCGGTATAACCAGGTTTTTGCGCCCGTATTCAGCGGCCCCACCACCGGGCAGGATCGGCTTACCGTGACCTGGAAACGCAACAGCCCTGTTACGCTGGCCCGCTCAGCTCCCGAAGGCGACCTGTCGCGGGTGCGCTGGTACATCGACTGTGGCGACGACGACGCGCTATCGCCCGGTAATGCGACGTTGCATATTGCGCTGACGGAGCGGAAAATTCCGCACGAGTACCGCGTTCGGAATGGTGCTCATACGTGGGATTACTGGCGCACTGCCCTGCCCGATGCACTCAAATTTATCAGTGACAGTTTTATTGGTAACGATTGAGATACTACCCGCAGCACTGGGCGTGAAACTCGTGCGAAATCGCACAGGACGAGCGTAAACGCACAGTATTTATCGTCTAATAGTAGGTTAATATATTGATTGTTAGCTGGTTATTTGCTGGCATATCGTTCGCAAAGAGTATGAGCAAAATGCTTGTATTCAATGGATCGCGAACTGGCTCCTGAACTTGTTTCCCGCTCTCGCCGAAAGCCCTGGCTGATTGGCCTGACCGCCGTTGTTGGCCTGACCGGGGCTGTGCTGGGTATGCGTTCCTGGCTTAAAACATCGGTCGAAGCCAGCCGCATCCGCACGGCGGTGGTGCAGACCGGCCCCGTCGAGAATACGCTTACGGCAACGGGCGAGGTGATTCCGGCTTACGAACAAATCATGACCAGCCCCATCCGGGCCAGTATTCGGCGGATATTGTTTACGCCCGGTGCGCGGGTGCGGCCCGGTCAGCCTCTTGTTGAATTAGATAAATCGCTGACACAGATCGAGTATGAGAAGTTGCAGGACCAACTGGCCCTGAAGCAGAACGGCATCGAACAACTGAGGATGAAATTAGATAAAAACCTCTACGATGCCGATATTAATGACCAAATCAAGTCGCTCAATATCAATAAATTACGCGCTGAGGTAGAGGATGCCCAGCGGCTGCTGAAAGTGGGTGGGCAAACACCCGAAGACGTTACCCGCGCCGAAAACGCGCTCCGTATCGCGCAGTTGGAGAAGAAGCAGTTGGAAAACGATCTGACCTACAACCGCCGGTCGATGGGCGCGAGTTTGCGCGAATCGCAGTTGCAGGCTCGCATTGAAGCGACAAACCTGAAAGTACTGGCGCAGAAACTCCGGCAGGCCAACGTTCTGGCCGACCGGGCGGGCGTGCTGACGTGGGTCAATGAAAACGTTGGCTCGGCGGTAAACGAAGGTGAAATGCTGGCAAAAGTGGCCGATTTGGGCAGTTTTCGGGTCGAGGGTTCGTGTTCTGATGCATACGCCGATCAACTGAAAATGGGTCTGCCCGTTATTGTCCGCATCAACGATACCGACCTGCGGGGGCAGATTACGCAGGTGAAACCCGCCGTGCAGAATAACACCGTGCGCTTTGCCGTGTCGTTAGACAACAGCAGTCATGCTTCATTACGGCCCAATCAAAAAGTCGAAGTTTTTGTCGTAACCAACCGTAGTTCGCAGGCTTTGCGCGTGGCAAATGGCCCGGCGTTTAAGGGCAAACGGAAACAGCCGGTGTTTGTGCTCGGAACCGACAATGTAGCGCACCGGCGCGAAGTCGAAATAGGGTTGACTAACTTCGATTGGGTCGAGATTAAAAGCGGGCTGCAACCCGGCGAGCGGGTCATCGTGACCGACCTGAGCGAATACGAACACGTAGAGCAGATCACGATAAATCCCGCGAAGCCATGAGAATACCCCACCCCAACCTCTCCCCGTTAGGGAGGGGATTTTGCACCCGGATGGTAAGCCCCTCCCTAATGGGGAGGGGTTGGGGGTGGGGTATCTTGCTCCTCCTCCCGTTCCTCACCCATGCCCAGCCGCTGACGCTCTCGCTGGATGAGGTGGTAACACTGGCCCGGCAACAGTCGATTGCGGGCAAACAGGCGGCTACGTTACAGAAAACCAATTACTGGAAATATCGGTCGTTTCTGGCCGATTTCAGGCCGCAGTTGAGCCTCGACGGATCGCTGCCGAGTTTTACGCGCTCGTTTATTCAGGTGCAGCAGCCCGATGGCACTATTGCGTTTCAGCCGGTATCGAACAATAATTCGGTGCTCAATTTATCGCTGAGTCAGAATATTCCACTTACGGGTGGGTCGATTTACGTCCAACAGCAGTTGCAGCGATTCGATGATTTTCTGAACCAGAACACACTCTATAATGGCATTCCGTTCGCTGTTGGGCTAAGTCAGCCGCTGTTCCGGTTCAACCCCATGAAGTGGGATCGTCGGATTGAGCCGCTGCGTTACGCCGAAAGCAATCAGCAATACATTGAAAGCATGGAGCAAGTGGCCTTAGACGCCACCGGCCTGTATTTCGACCTACTGGTAGCGCAGGTCAACCTCCAGATTGCCGAAACCAACCGGGCCAATAACGATACGTTGCTGACCATTGCCCGGCATAAACTCGAATTGGGTAAAATCTCGCGCAACGACTTGCTGCAACTGCAACTGAGTGTACTGAATGCCCGTAAAGATTTGGCGTCGGCCCGGCAAACCGCCGAAGTGGCTTCGCTGAAACTCCGAACCTTTCTGAACATACAGGGTGAAATCAACGCGCTCCGCCCGTTCGATCTGGCAATCCCGAATCAGATTCGTTCGTTTTCCGTCGATGTGAAACAGGCACTTAATCAGGCGTTTGCTAACCGCTCGGATGCTATTGGGTTTCAGCGCAGAAAATTGGAAGCCGACCGCGACGTAGACCGGGCGCGTAAAGAAAACGGCCTGAACGCCACCCTGAACGCCGATTTCGGTCTGACCAACCGGGGCAACCGACCGGGCGACGTGTATGTGCGTCCACAGAACCGGCAGTTTGTGGAGGTAAGCTTTACGGTGCCCATTATGACGTGGGGGCGGCAGCGGGCGCGTCTGGAAACGGCCAACGCCAATGCCGAACTAACGGTGCAAACGCTCGAACAGGCCAAGCGCACGTTTGAGCAGCAGGTTTACACGCAGGTGACGCTTATCGAGATGCTTCGGCAGCAGGTGAAACTGACCGCCGAAGCCGACGAAATTGCCCAGAGCCGCTACCAGATTGCTCAGGAACGCTTCAAACTCAGCGACCTGACCGTAACGGACCTCGGCATTGCCATTCAGGACAAAGACCGTGCCCGGCGCGACGCCATCCTGGCCCTGCGCGACTATTGGCAGGCCTATTACACGCTCCGCCTGCTGACACTGTTCGATTTTGAAACAAACCAGAAAATTACCCCACCCCCGGCCCCTCCCCAGTAGGGAGGGGAGCAATGCTCCGCCAGTGAGACGTTCCGTCTCCGCTCCTTAATGGGGAGGGGCCGGGGGTGGGGTTCAAGCAACTATGATACACCTCAAAAACATCGAAAAAGTCTACCGTACCAGCACCATCGAGACGGTGGCCCTGACGAAAGTAAACCTCCACATTCGGGCGGGTGAGTTTGTGTCCATTATGGGGCCAAGCGGCTGTGGTAAGTCAACGCTGCTCAACCTGATGGGCCTGCTCGATACGCCCAGCGCGGGGCAGGTTGAGATTGGCGGGCAGGCCGTGACACAGTACCGCGACAAAGAACTGGCCCAACTCCGAAACCAGAACATCGGTTTCATTTTTCAGAGCTTCCACCTCATTAACGACCTCTCGATACTCGACAACGTAGAGATTCCGCTGCTGTATCGAAAAGGCGATACTACAGGCGCGTCGCGTCGGCAACTGGCGCAGGAGGCTTTGGCGAAAGTGGGGCTGAGTCATCGCACAAAGCATTTTCCGGGCCAGCTATCGGGCGGGCAGAAACAGCGCGTGGCCATTGCCCGCGCCATTGTGGGCCAACCCAGCATCATTCTGGCCGACGAACCGACGGGCAATCTCGACAGCGCGATGGGTAACGAGATCATGAACATTCTGCAACACCTCAACACCGAGGGTAGCACCATCATCATGGTAACGCACGACGAAGCAATGGCGAAAAAAACGCACCGGCTCGTGCGGCTATTCGACGGGGCGATGGTAGGAGACTCTGTTTTAGTGATGAGCGATAAGTGATGAGTGATGAGTGGGCTGACCGCCCCATCGTTTGCTCACCTATAACTCATCACTTATCGTTCATCACTCATCACTATGTTAACTAACTACA from Spirosoma montaniterrae encodes:
- a CDS encoding ABC transporter ATP-binding protein, producing MIHLKNIEKVYRTSTIETVALTKVNLHIRAGEFVSIMGPSGCGKSTLLNLMGLLDTPSAGQVEIGGQAVTQYRDKELAQLRNQNIGFIFQSFHLINDLSILDNVEIPLLYRKGDTTGASRRQLAQEALAKVGLSHRTKHFPGQLSGGQKQRVAIARAIVGQPSIILADEPTGNLDSAMGNEIMNILQHLNTEGSTIIMVTHDEAMAKKTHRLVRLFDGAMVGDSVLVMSDK
- a CDS encoding TolC family protein; translated protein: MGRGWGWGILLLLPFLTHAQPLTLSLDEVVTLARQQSIAGKQAATLQKTNYWKYRSFLADFRPQLSLDGSLPSFTRSFIQVQQPDGTIAFQPVSNNNSVLNLSLSQNIPLTGGSIYVQQQLQRFDDFLNQNTLYNGIPFAVGLSQPLFRFNPMKWDRRIEPLRYAESNQQYIESMEQVALDATGLYFDLLVAQVNLQIAETNRANNDTLLTIARHKLELGKISRNDLLQLQLSVLNARKDLASARQTAEVASLKLRTFLNIQGEINALRPFDLAIPNQIRSFSVDVKQALNQAFANRSDAIGFQRRKLEADRDVDRARKENGLNATLNADFGLTNRGNRPGDVYVRPQNRQFVEVSFTVPIMTWGRQRARLETANANAELTVQTLEQAKRTFEQQVYTQVTLIEMLRQQVKLTAEADEIAQSRYQIAQERFKLSDLTVTDLGIAIQDKDRARRDAILALRDYWQAYYTLRLLTLFDFETNQKITPPPAPPQ
- a CDS encoding nucleotidyltransferase family protein; this encodes MIQTALAKELPAVIRILRENHVQRAYAFGSVCTDQFNADSDIDLLIAFDESLDSVQYGEHYFAIAHALERVLKRPVDLVTERSLKNPYFINMVNKTKTPIYE
- a CDS encoding DUF86 domain-containing protein, which codes for MSEEVRKWLIDIGEAIENIDVHLGRKRDFSLYQANITIRRAVERELEIIGEATNRVLKVDNTIGITDARRIIDLRNRVIHAYDAVDDVIVWGVILKNLPALKQEIRDLLAVD
- a CDS encoding alpha/beta hydrolase; the encoded protein is MHSRCLLFCLLILLSLSAPAQSRRRAQLTTPQNNGPVPVVTAPQARLLESMVFNSSLLNQTVKYSIYFPPDYYISNRRYPVVYLLHGYGDNETGWVQYGEADRIVDDKIRSGELPPMIIVMPDGGKSFYINDYQAKLRYEDMFVQEFVQHIDATYRTRTQRQYRGISGLSMGGFGSLVLAMHHPELFGSCAALSASARTDEMFMAITDERYNQVFAPVFSGPTTGQDRLTVTWKRNSPVTLARSAPEGDLSRVRWYIDCGDDDALSPGNATLHIALTERKIPHEYRVRNGAHTWDYWRTALPDALKFISDSFIGND
- a CDS encoding efflux RND transporter periplasmic adaptor subunit → MDRELAPELVSRSRRKPWLIGLTAVVGLTGAVLGMRSWLKTSVEASRIRTAVVQTGPVENTLTATGEVIPAYEQIMTSPIRASIRRILFTPGARVRPGQPLVELDKSLTQIEYEKLQDQLALKQNGIEQLRMKLDKNLYDADINDQIKSLNINKLRAEVEDAQRLLKVGGQTPEDVTRAENALRIAQLEKKQLENDLTYNRRSMGASLRESQLQARIEATNLKVLAQKLRQANVLADRAGVLTWVNENVGSAVNEGEMLAKVADLGSFRVEGSCSDAYADQLKMGLPVIVRINDTDLRGQITQVKPAVQNNTVRFAVSLDNSSHASLRPNQKVEVFVVTNRSSQALRVANGPAFKGKRKQPVFVLGTDNVAHRREVEIGLTNFDWVEIKSGLQPGERVIVTDLSEYEHVEQITINPAKP